CGTCCTCGTTCGTGTCCTGCTTCCAGGCCGTCTTATCGGCCCAGAAGCCCTTGTGGGCGAAGCCGGTGACCTCGGCCAGTTCGGCGCCCTGGAGGATCTGGAGCGAGTATTCGAGCAGGTGGACGCCCCAGTCGTACAGGATGCCGCCCGAGATGCTCTTGGAGGTGCGCCACCAGTCGCCGGGCTTGCCGTAGCCGCCCATGTGGGCCTCGACGCGGAACACCTCGCCGATGACGCCGCTGCGGACGAGCTTCACCGCGTTCAGGATGCAGCCGTCCCAGTGGCGGTTGTGGTAGGTCGAGAGCACGCACCGGTTCTTCTTCGCCGCGGCGATCATCGCATCGCATTCGGCCGTGGTGATGGCGAAGGGCTTCTCGCACACCACGTGGCGGCCGGCGTTCAGGCACTGGATGGCCAGCTTGGCGTGCGTGTTGTGCGGCGTGATGATGGCGAGGACGTTGACATCCGACTTCTTGAGCATCGTGGCGACCGAGGTGTAGGTCTCGATGCCTGGGAACTCCTGCTCGGCCACCTTGAGGCGTTCGGGGTTCAGCTCGGCCACGGCCGTGGGCACCATGCCCGCGCGCTTCATCTCGTTGAGGTGGGCGCGGCCCATGTTGAATGCCCCGCCATAGCCGATGACCCCGCACTTGATCTCCTCTGGCTTCGCGAACCGCTTCACTCGATTAACTCCTTACTGGGGGATGAGGTCCCGCGCGCAATGCGCCACGCGGCTTATTCTAAGCGGGAGAGGCTTCCGGCGCAAGCAGTGAAGAAGGGACCTAAGCTCGACTTTCGCCAAAATGGAAGACGCCGAGAGCCCACGTGGTATGATGT
This DNA window, taken from Planctomycetota bacterium, encodes the following:
- a CDS encoding Gfo/Idh/MocA family oxidoreductase codes for the protein MKRFAKPEEIKCGVIGYGGAFNMGRAHLNEMKRAGMVPTAVAELNPERLKVAEQEFPGIETYTSVATMLKKSDVNVLAIITPHNTHAKLAIQCLNAGRHVVCEKPFAITTAECDAMIAAAKKNRCVLSTYHNRHWDGCILNAVKLVRSGVIGEVFRVEAHMGGYGKPGDWWRTSKSISGGILYDWGVHLLEYSLQILQGAELAEVTGFAHKGFWADKTAWKQDTNEDEGFAIARFTSGAWVTLTISSIDSNPKRGWLEATGTLGSLVMDWQTCEVTTHENGTTVIKKYKNPESEGWKLYQNVADHLVKGTPLVITPEWARRPIHILDLACQSAKKGTSLKAKYK